Proteins co-encoded in one Arachis stenosperma cultivar V10309 chromosome 7, arast.V10309.gnm1.PFL2, whole genome shotgun sequence genomic window:
- the LOC130941402 gene encoding DEAD-box ATP-dependent RNA helicase 32, translated as MRRPKSKDFRKQQRISEESEIELLKSWIESQKPESGSNPMSLPPLPKNAPVGRVDDTAFSRYAGVGRFQQLPLSKKTKDGLRAAKFVSMTEIQRASLPHALCGRDILGAAKTGSGKTLAFIIPVLETLYRERWGPEDGVGSIIISPTRELAGQLFDVLKSVGKFHNFSAGLLIGGRKDVDMEKERVNELNILICTPGRLLQHMDETPNFECSQMQVLVLDEADRILDSGFKKELNAIISQLPKRRQTLLFSATQTKSIQDLARLSLKDPEYLSVHEESVTATPTLLKQIVMEVALDQKLNMLWSFIKTHLQSKILVFLSSCKQVKFVFEAFKKLHPGIPLKCLHGRMKQERRMAIYSEFCEKRSVLFSTDVAARGLDFNKAVDWVVQVDCPENVASYIHRVGRTARYKSVGKSVLFLLPSEMQMFEKLKAAKVPVHFNKPKKELVQPVSTLLASLLVKYPDLQHRAQRAFVTYLRSIHIQKDKEIFDVMKLPIDEYSASLGLPMTPKIRFLNQKIKSKGALAKTILDEPQHQKEENELKISIKELDSSDSEGEETENDLLLAADNPKEEGKASEDAEIMPATRILKKKKLKINVHRPLGTRVVFDDEGHTLPPLARIADTQSGKESLLLDPEQKAEYYRKMREDLKKADKEDKLLERQRRREKRIKQKMKWKEGNMDKDGDEDDDVSGSESDKATARPNKKSKVYFDSDSDDGERNEATGKGAIGAGSVSLEEQEALALKLLNSMHSS; from the exons ATGCGGAGACCCAAATCAAAAGATTTCCGGAAGCAACAGCGAATTTCCGAGGAGAGCGAGATTGAGCTTCTAAAATCATGGATCGAGAGCCAGAAACCAGAGTCGGGTTCCAACCCAATGTCCCTTCCTCCTCTTCCCAAAAACGCGCCAGTGGGGCGCGTAGACGACACCGCGTTTTCGCGGTACGCTGGTGTTGGTAGGTTCCAGCAGTTGCCGCTTTCGAAGAAGACGAAGGATGGGTTGAGAGCGGCGAAGTTCGTGTCGATGACGGAGATTCAGAGGGCTTCGCTGCCGCACGCTCTTTGTGGCCGCGATATTCTAGGCGCCGCCAAAACGGGTTCCGGAAAAACTCTTGCTTTCATCATCCCT GTGTTGGAAACGTTGTATAGAGAGAGATGGGGACCTGAGGATGGTGTCGGGAGTATTATAATATCTCCTACAAGGGAACTAGCTGGTCAGTTGTTTGATGTGTTGAAGTCTGTTGGCAAGTTCCATAATTTCAGTGCTGGTCTTCTCATTGGTGGTCGCAAGGATGTTGACATGGAGAAGGAACGAGTCAATGAGCTCAACATATTGATTTGCACTCCCGGTCGCCTATTGCAACACATGGATGAGACTCCCAATTTTGAATGTTCGCAGATGCAG GTTTTGGTACTAGATGAGGCTGATCGTATTCTCGACAGTGGGTTCAAGAAGGAACTAAATGCAATCATTTCACAACTACCAAAGCGTAGACAAACCTTGCTTTTCTCAGCAACCCAGACAAAGTCAATTCAAGATCTTGCAAGACTAAGTTTGAAGGACCCAGAGTATCTGAGTGTGCATGAGGAGTCTGTGACTGCCACTCCTACACTTTTGAAGCAAATTGTGATGGAGGTTGCACTTGACCAAAAGTTAAACATGCTGTGGAGTTTCATAAAGACTCACCTTCAGTCGAAAATACTTGTTTTTCTTTCAAGTTGTAAACAG GTAAAATTCGTGTTTGAAGCATTTAAAAAACTACACCCTGGCATTCCGTTGAAGTGTCTACATGGGAGGATGAAGCAGGAAAGAAGAATGGCAATCTATTCCGAGTTTTGTGAGAAGCGCTCTGTGCTCTTTTCGACTGACGTGGCAGCAAGAGGCCTTGATTTTAATAAAGCAGTTGACTGGGTTGTTCAG GTGGATTGTCCTGAAAATGTAGCATCATACATACACAGAGTTGGCCGTACTGCTCGTTATAAATCTGTTGGAAAGTCAGTTTTATTTCTGTTGCCTTCAGAAATGCAAATGTTTGAGAAGTTAAAAGCAGCAAAAGTTCCTGTTCACTTTAATAAG ccAAAGAAAGAATTAGTACAACCAGTTTCGACTTTGTTGGCATCTTTACTGGTCAAGTATCCAGATCTGCAGCATCGGGCTCAAAGGGCCTTTGTCACATATTTGAGATCCATACATATACAGAAGGATAAAGAGATATTTGATGTTATGAAACTACCTATTGATGAATATTCAGCATCATTAGGCTTACCAATGACCCCCAAAATCCGTTTCCTGaaccaaaaaattaaatctaaggGTGCATTGGCAAAAACAATTTTAGATGAACCACAACATCAAAAAGAGGAAAATGAATTGAAGATATCCATAAAGGAGCTAGACTCAAGTGATTCTGAGGGTGAGGAAACAGAAAATGATCTTCTTTTGGCAGCTGATAACccgaaagaagaaggaaaggcATCTGAAGATGCAGAAATCAT GCCTGCAACTCGtatattgaagaaaaagaagctcAAAATCAATGTACATCGGCCACTGGGGACTAGGGTTGTATTTGATGATGAAGGTCACACACTTCCTCCTCTAGCCAGGATTGCTGATACGCAAAGCGGCAAGGAATCATTGCTGCTTGACCCAG AACAAAAAGCTGAATACTATAGAAAGATGCGCGAGGATTTGAAGAAGGCAGACAAGGAAGACAAGCTTCTGGAGCGACAACGACGTAGAGAAAAAAGAATCAAACAGAAGATGAAGTGGAAGGAAGGAAACATGGATAAAGATGgagatgaagatgatgatgttTCTGGGTCCGAATCAGATAAAGCCACGGCAAGACCGAATAAAAAGAGTAAAGTATATTTTGACAGTGACAGTGATGATGGTGAAAGAAATGAAGCCACAGGGAAGGGAGCCATTGGTGCTGGTTCTGTTAGTTTGGAGGAGCAAGAAGCTCTAGCTTTGAAATTATTGAATTCCATGCACTCATCATAA